The following DNA comes from Amycolatopsis albispora.
ACCGGCAGCACGACCCGGAGAAGGCCCGGCAGCTGCTCGCCGAAGCCGGGATCACCGCGGGCGCCACGATTCGCATCGTCACCACGAACTCGTACCCGGAGTTCGCCAAGTGGGCGGTGCTGATCCAGGACGCGCTGGCCAAGCTGGGCATCGGCACCAAGATCGACACCTTCGACTTCGCCACCATGCTGGGCACGCTGACCAAGGAACCCGGCGACTGGGACCTGACCACGCTGTTCTTCGACTCCGCGCTGACCTCGCCGGCGCAGATGCCCGCGCTCACCCTGGGCACCTTGAACGGCTCGTCCTCGCCGGAACTGGACGCGCTGATGGCCGAGTACAACGCCTCGGCCACCCCCGAGCAGGCACGGGCGGTGGTGGACAAGTTCCAGGCGTTCACCTGGCGGCAGCTGTCGGTGATCACGCTGAGCCAGTCGAAGCTGTACGCGGCCTGCTCGCCGAAGCTGAAGGGGTACGGGGACTTCTACCGCGTGTTCTGGAACAGCTGGCTGGCGTCATGACCGGGTTGCTGCTGCGCAGGCTGCGCGACCTGCTGATCATCCTGGTGATCGTCGGCACGATGATGTTCTTCGTCATCCGGCTGATTCCCGGCGACCCGGCGCAGGCCATCCTCGGTCCGACCGCACGACCGTCCGATGTGGACGCCCTGCGGGAGAGCATGGGCCTGGCCGGTTCGCTGTGGGAGCAGTACCTGAGCTGGGGCGGCAACGTGCTGCAAGGCGACTTCGGCACGTCGATCACCTACCACGCGCCGGTGCTGGGGGTGGTCGCCGAGCACATCGTGCCGACGCTGACGCTGGCCGTGCTGTCCACTGTGGTCAGCTTCTTCCTGTCGGTGGCGATCACGTCGTGGCAGGCGGTGTCGCCGCGCAACCCGGTGGCCCGCACGCTGGACCGGCTGTCCTCGCTCGGCATGGCGGTGCCGGACTTCTGGCTCTCGCTGGTGCTGGTGCTGGTGTTCTCGGTGACGCTGCGCTGGTTCCCGTCCAGTGGTTACGAGAACCTGTTCACCGATCCGGTCGCCGCGGTGCCCGCGCTGGTGCTGCCGCTGACCGTGCTGGTGATCGGGCAGACCGCGTTGTTCGTGCTGACGCTGCGGGAAAGCCTGCTCGGTGAGCTGCCGCTGGCCTATCTCCGCACGGCACGCGTGAAGGGGCTGTCCGAGCGGCAGGTGATGCTCAAGCACGTGCTGCCGAACGCGCTGATGCCGCTGGTCACCCAGCTGGGCAGCAACTTCGCCATGCTGGTCGGCGGCATCGTGATCATCGAGTCCATCTTCGTGGTGCCGGGGCTGGGTCACCTGCTGATGGGCGCGGTGTCCACTCGGGACTTCCCGCTGATCCAGGGCGTGACGTTGTTCGTCGCGGTGTTGTTCGTGGTGGTCAACCTGCTGGTGGACCTGTCGTACGCACTGCTCGACCCGAAGGTGCGGGTGGCATGAGGGGCCTGTTCCGGCGCAACCGCCTGCTGGTGGTGTCCAGCGCGCTGCTGGCGCTGATCGTGCTCGCGGTGATCGTGCTGCCGTTCTTCCTGCCCAGTGTCAGTGCCACCGATCCGGTCAACCGCCTGCTGCCGCCGTCGGCCGCGCACCCGCTCGGCACCGACTCGTTCGGCCGCGACGTGCTGGCCAGGCTGGTCTCCGGCGGGCGCGCCTCGCTCGGGCTGTCCGCGTTGATCACCTTGTGCGCGGCCTGCTCCGGGCTGGTGATCGGGCTGGTCAGCGGCTTCTACCGGGCGGCGGACGCGGTGCTGATGCGCGTGATGGACGCGTGGATGTCGTTCCCGGCGATCATTCTGGCGATGGCGCTGGCCATCTCGCTGGGCGCGAGCATCTGGACCGAGCTGATCGCGCTGACGGTGATCTTCACCCCGTTCACCGCACGGGTGATCCGCAGCCGGGTGCTCGGCATCGCCGGCCGCGCCTACATCGGAGCCGCGCGGGTGTCGGGCATGAGCCGCGCGAAGACCTTGCTGGTGCACGTGTTCCCGAACGTGCTGCCGCTGGCGCTGGTGCAGGTGGTGATCCTGGCCGCGGCGGCGATGCTGGTCGACGGCGCGATGAGCTTCCTGGGGCTCGGCATCGCTCCCCCGACGCCGACGTGGGGCAACATGATCGCCGAAGGCCGGTCGTACCTGGTGGTGGCGCCGTGGCTGGTGGTGGTGCCCGGGGTGACGATCATGCTCTGCGTGTTCCTGCTGAACCTCATCGGCACCTCGTTGCGAATAGCCGTCGACGCCCGCGCCAGGACGCTGCACGACATGCGGCGCCTGCGCACCGTCCGACGCTGAAAGGATCGCCTTGACCACAGTGCGCCGCTTCACCCCGGATGCGCCGACCGGCCCGCCCGTGCTCCTCCTGCACGGCTTCGCCTCCGACGGGCACACCGACTGGATCACCACCGGCTGGCCGGCTGTGCTGGTCGCCGCCGGCCGGGAGGTGCTGGTGCCGGACCTCCCCGGCCACGGCTCCAGCCCCGCGCCCACCGAGCCGCCCTCCGCGAAGTCGATCACCGCCGACCTCGCGGATTTGATCGGACAGTCCGAAGTGGACGTCGTCGGCTACTCGCTGGGCGCGCGGCTCGCCTGGGAACTCCCCGCGCAGGCCCCGGTACGCCGCCTGGTACTCGGCGGCCTGAGCCCGACGGAGCCGTTCACCGCCGTCGACCTCGATGCCGCCCTGGCCTTCGCGCACGGCGGTAAGCCCCCGGCCGATCCGCTGACCGGCATGATCGCCCACCTGATCACCGCCCCCGGCCGCAACCCGGTCGCCCTCGCCCGCTGCATCGAAGGCCTGCGACGGGACCCGTTCACCCCGGCCGCCGGCGCCGTCACCGTGCCCACCCTCTTCGTCGCAGGCACCGACGACCCGGTAAGCCAGGGCATCGAGCAGCTACTCCCCATGATTCCCGGGTCCACCCTGACCCCCCTCCCCGGCGACCACGGCGGCGCCCTCCGAAGCCCCGAATTCAAGGCAGCCACCCTGGACTTCCTGCGCTAGCTGTTGGCCGATGG
Coding sequences within:
- a CDS encoding alpha/beta fold hydrolase gives rise to the protein MRRFTPDAPTGPPVLLLHGFASDGHTDWITTGWPAVLVAAGREVLVPDLPGHGSSPAPTEPPSAKSITADLADLIGQSEVDVVGYSLGARLAWELPAQAPVRRLVLGGLSPTEPFTAVDLDAALAFAHGGKPPADPLTGMIAHLITAPGRNPVALARCIEGLRRDPFTPAAGAVTVPTLFVAGTDDPVSQGIEQLLPMIPGSTLTPLPGDHGGALRSPEFKAATLDFLR
- a CDS encoding ABC transporter permease; its protein translation is MTGLLLRRLRDLLIILVIVGTMMFFVIRLIPGDPAQAILGPTARPSDVDALRESMGLAGSLWEQYLSWGGNVLQGDFGTSITYHAPVLGVVAEHIVPTLTLAVLSTVVSFFLSVAITSWQAVSPRNPVARTLDRLSSLGMAVPDFWLSLVLVLVFSVTLRWFPSSGYENLFTDPVAAVPALVLPLTVLVIGQTALFVLTLRESLLGELPLAYLRTARVKGLSERQVMLKHVLPNALMPLVTQLGSNFAMLVGGIVIIESIFVVPGLGHLLMGAVSTRDFPLIQGVTLFVAVLFVVVNLLVDLSYALLDPKVRVA
- a CDS encoding ABC transporter permease, coding for MRGLFRRNRLLVVSSALLALIVLAVIVLPFFLPSVSATDPVNRLLPPSAAHPLGTDSFGRDVLARLVSGGRASLGLSALITLCAACSGLVIGLVSGFYRAADAVLMRVMDAWMSFPAIILAMALAISLGASIWTELIALTVIFTPFTARVIRSRVLGIAGRAYIGAARVSGMSRAKTLLVHVFPNVLPLALVQVVILAAAAMLVDGAMSFLGLGIAPPTPTWGNMIAEGRSYLVVAPWLVVVPGVTIMLCVFLLNLIGTSLRIAVDARARTLHDMRRLRTVRR